Proteins from one Triticum aestivum cultivar Chinese Spring chromosome 7A, IWGSC CS RefSeq v2.1, whole genome shotgun sequence genomic window:
- the LOC123153628 gene encoding BTB/POZ and MATH domain-containing protein 2-like, with amino-acid sequence MANSSSSSSSGGKQPTRSASAIVARAVPVSGSHDLKIDGYSGAKGLGNGSCITSELFSIGGRLWRLQYYPDGYSGYPDWISIYLCLDPADVNTINVQFEISLLDQDGNPVSAYSKASNTCTFSKQSGSYGFWQFIKKKELEESADCLKDDVFTVRCVITMAKEIFTETIPAPVVVPPPDVLQHLGQLLSSGDGADVTFEVGDEKFPAHRCMLAARSSVFKAELLGTMKEKTDASVRLDGIEAKVFKAMLHFVYTDSLPHIDAGDAAVMAQHLLVVADRFNLGRLKLMCEDTLRSYIDTSTVATIWALAEQHGCGALKDACFKFLASLGNFKALTASDGFEHLMRSCPSLLKELAANLAT; translated from the coding sequence ATGGCCAACTCTTCTTCGTCGTCATCCAGCGGCGGCAAGCAGCCAACACGGAGCGCGTCGGCCATTGTCGCGCGGGCAGTGCCGGTCTCCGGCTCGCACGATCTCAAGATAGACGGCTACTCCGGGGCCAAGGGGCTCGGCAACGGTTCCTGCATTACGTCCGAGTTGTTCTCTATCGGAGGCCGTCTCTGGCGTCTCCAGTACTACCCCGACGGCTACTCCGGCTACCCTGACTGGATATCAATCTACCTCTGCCTCGACCCCGCCGACGTCAACACAATCAACGTGCAGTTCGAGATCAGTTTGCTCGACCAGGATGGGAACCCCGTGTCAGCGTACAGCAAAGCCAGCAACACGTGCACCTTCTCCAAACAAAGTGGATCGTATGGTTTCTGGCAGTTCATCAAGAAAAAAGAACTGGAGGAATCAGCTGATTGCCTGAAGGATGACGTCTTCACTGTCAGGTGTGTCATTACCATGGCAAAGGAGATCTTCACGGAAACCATCCCGGCCCCCGTCGTCGTGCCACCGCCTGACGTGCTCCAGCATCTCGGCCAGCTCCTCTCCTCCGGGGACGGGGCGGATGTCACGTTCGAGGTTGGGGACGAGAAGTTCCCCGCCCACAGGTGCATGCTCGCAGCTCGGTCCTCGGTCTTCAAGGCCGAGCTCCTCGGTACGATGAAGGAGAAGACGGACGCCAGCGTCCGGTTGGACGGCATCGAAGCTAAAGTGTTCAAGGCAATGCTGCACTTTGTTTACACCGACTCGTTGCCGCATATAGACGCGGGAGACGCGGCGGTGATGGCTCAGCATTTGCTTGTGGTGGCGGACAGATTCAACCTGGGGAGGCTGAAGTTGATGTGTGAGGACACGCTGCGCAGCTACATCGACACGAGCACGGTGGCGACCATATGGGCGCTGGCCGAGCAGCATGGCTGTGGGGCGCTCAAGGACGCATGCTTCAAGTTCCTTGCGTCTCTCGGCAATTTCAAAGCACTCACGGCCAGCGATGGCTTTGAGCATCTGATGAGGAGCTGCCCCTCTCTCCTTAAGGAGCTGGCTGCCAATCTGGCTACCTAG